In a genomic window of Sinorhizobium meliloti:
- a CDS encoding redoxin domain-containing protein has protein sequence MNITQNSQPVSPGEPAPYFALPAVDGSGTVSLSDYRGRTPLFLALFVGLWCPFCRRAIAQISASEPALKSAGVETLGVVATPPDNAQLYFRYRPTRLRLAADPELSTHQAYGVPRPNPTPEFLRALETTLINPDGLLAEPLPITKAADSVGKLDGYKENETDQVDMQRQWPQLKGQFLIDRDGFVRWANIECAGDGLAGLGKFPSTYEIMAAASALAA, from the coding sequence ATGAACATCACTCAGAATTCCCAACCTGTATCGCCAGGGGAACCCGCTCCGTATTTTGCTTTACCCGCAGTGGACGGCAGCGGGACTGTTTCCTTGTCCGACTATAGGGGAAGGACCCCATTGTTTCTCGCGTTGTTCGTAGGTCTCTGGTGCCCTTTCTGCCGCCGCGCGATTGCCCAGATCTCAGCATCCGAGCCTGCGCTTAAGTCTGCCGGAGTTGAAACGCTGGGAGTTGTGGCAACACCGCCGGACAACGCCCAGCTTTATTTCCGCTATCGGCCCACACGCCTTCGTCTGGCGGCTGATCCCGAACTCTCGACGCACCAAGCATACGGCGTCCCAAGACCCAACCCGACGCCAGAATTCCTGAGGGCGCTGGAAACGACCCTGATCAACCCGGACGGGTTGTTAGCAGAACCACTGCCGATCACGAAAGCGGCCGACTCCGTTGGAAAGCTAGACGGCTACAAGGAGAACGAAACGGACCAAGTCGATATGCAGCGACAGTGGCCTCAGCTTAAGGGCCAATTTTTAATCGATAGGGACGGTTTCGTCCGCTGGGCTAATATTGAGTGTGCCGGCGATGGACTAGCCGGTCTGGGCAAGTTTCCTTCTACTTACGAAATCATGGCCGCAGCGAGCGCGCTGGCCGCATAA
- a CDS encoding adenylate/guanylate cyclase domain-containing protein: MNCEGCGLEIQSGFAFCPKCGMRQPKPCPGCGYPCPYDFAFCPKCGAPTNSAGAAEDPTIHAGSAPSGKVGQPALAAVDADRRTVTVLFADLSGFTALSEQIDPELMRALQNELFEELTEAVQRFGGFVDKFIGDALLALFGAPVAHEEDPERALRAALDMVERASRMRERWQARAGSPPVLHIGVNTGPVVTGGFGAGSAKSYSVTGDTVNTAQRLQSMASPGEVLVGPLTQRLARHAFCFETLGETTLRGKTGSIPVYRLQGLRETPRPARGLEALGLSAPLIGRDAELERMLASLDLACRGSAQLVRLVGEAGIGKSRLVNEFIARIHDEERFAAVAIRKAACSPLGEQSYGTLAAVVRSAAGMPQGGPVAETRARLSDLLGELGLDDDEAVRLTPLLFHVVGLGDPEGTLRYVEPEQLRRQIFFAIRSIFERRLALAPLLIVVEDLHWADAVSLEALQYLMDRLERRRLILVFTHRPTFDVEQLDSRRISHTTLRLGPLNDGNVRNMLASLFGEGWDQALNTLGSRILDRAGGNPLFVEEIVRGFIEGGVLVRDGLHWRAAASETAAEIPASIQAMLLARMDRLPPDARRLAQEAAVLGPRFDATLLAAVSTHPKQIEAGLDLLCDAEIIEEVADNGSIASQSYRFTQALLQDVIYQNLLLQRRTEMHGQVGAALEQSCGQEPERLEDLLLLGHHFSLSANRPKGAHYLRSAGDRARSIYANEDAIRHYQQALTALANDPESVELRLSLRERIADLCGSTGRREAAHEHYGTVLEARRDTGDRVGAARILRKLGRLFWQAGKRSQAEAHYAEAAMSLEGTDARIEQALLLQERGRLAFRSGEHTAAVKWADEALERAVSLPMDADEGTRLEAAHATAEALNTKGVALARLERSREAVLEVERSVEIAEAAGLLSAACRGYTNLGVLYTVIDPARAIEVCRQGLEVARRIGDLGFQSRLLANLAVASCTFTDRCGDEGIPAAEKAIELDRALDQREHLPVPLIVLGQIHQCHAKPELAARCYNEALEVARETGEPQMLFPCYDGLATLSLDVGDMAEAERYFSLAQNVCNQHGLDPEGLVVLPFLD; this comes from the coding sequence ATGAACTGCGAGGGTTGCGGACTCGAGATCCAGAGCGGCTTTGCCTTCTGCCCGAAATGCGGGATGAGGCAACCAAAACCTTGCCCTGGCTGCGGTTATCCGTGCCCGTACGACTTTGCTTTCTGCCCGAAATGCGGCGCTCCCACGAACAGTGCGGGCGCAGCGGAGGACCCTACCATCCACGCCGGCTCAGCGCCGAGCGGGAAGGTTGGGCAACCGGCTCTGGCCGCGGTGGACGCCGACCGCCGCACGGTCACGGTTCTGTTCGCGGATCTCAGCGGCTTCACTGCACTGTCCGAGCAAATCGACCCGGAACTCATGCGGGCCCTGCAAAATGAGCTGTTCGAGGAGCTTACTGAGGCAGTGCAGAGGTTCGGCGGCTTCGTTGACAAGTTTATCGGCGATGCCCTGCTAGCGCTGTTCGGCGCGCCGGTCGCGCATGAGGAAGACCCGGAACGAGCGCTTCGTGCCGCCCTCGACATGGTCGAGCGAGCTTCGCGCATGCGCGAGCGCTGGCAGGCGCGGGCCGGCTCGCCGCCAGTCCTCCATATCGGCGTCAACACCGGACCGGTGGTCACCGGCGGCTTCGGCGCGGGAAGCGCCAAATCTTATTCGGTGACCGGCGACACCGTGAATACAGCGCAGCGGCTGCAATCGATGGCGTCACCCGGCGAGGTGCTGGTCGGGCCACTGACCCAGCGCCTAGCCCGGCATGCCTTCTGCTTCGAAACGCTCGGTGAGACCACGCTGCGCGGCAAGACAGGAAGCATACCAGTCTACCGCCTGCAGGGTTTGCGAGAAACCCCGCGTCCGGCGCGTGGGTTGGAGGCGCTGGGCCTCAGCGCCCCGCTGATCGGCCGAGATGCCGAGCTTGAGCGGATGTTGGCGAGCCTCGATCTGGCATGCCGGGGTTCGGCCCAACTGGTGCGGCTGGTCGGAGAAGCCGGCATCGGCAAGTCGCGGCTGGTCAACGAATTCATCGCGCGCATTCACGACGAAGAACGCTTTGCCGCTGTCGCTATCAGGAAGGCGGCCTGCTCTCCTCTCGGAGAGCAGTCCTATGGTACACTTGCTGCCGTCGTTCGAAGCGCCGCCGGCATGCCGCAAGGCGGCCCCGTAGCTGAAACCAGGGCAAGGCTTTCTGACCTGCTTGGCGAACTCGGTCTGGACGACGATGAGGCGGTCCGTTTGACGCCGCTTCTGTTCCATGTCGTCGGCCTCGGCGATCCGGAAGGCACCCTGCGGTATGTCGAACCCGAACAACTCCGCAGGCAGATCTTCTTTGCAATCCGCAGCATTTTCGAAAGGCGGCTGGCCCTCGCGCCGCTCCTGATCGTGGTGGAGGATTTGCATTGGGCAGACGCTGTGTCGCTGGAGGCGCTGCAGTACCTGATGGACCGGCTGGAACGGCGGCGGCTGATTCTGGTGTTCACCCATCGCCCGACATTCGACGTGGAACAACTCGATTCGAGGCGGATCAGCCACACGACGCTTCGTCTAGGTCCGCTTAACGACGGTAATGTGCGCAACATGCTCGCCTCTCTTTTCGGCGAAGGCTGGGACCAGGCGTTGAACACTCTGGGCAGCCGGATTCTCGACCGTGCCGGCGGAAACCCCCTATTTGTCGAAGAGATCGTGCGCGGCTTCATCGAGGGCGGGGTTCTGGTGCGAGACGGGCTTCATTGGCGGGCTGCGGCGAGTGAAACGGCGGCTGAAATTCCGGCGAGTATTCAAGCTATGCTGCTCGCCCGAATGGACAGGCTGCCGCCCGACGCGCGAAGGCTAGCCCAAGAAGCGGCGGTCCTCGGTCCGCGCTTCGACGCAACGCTGCTTGCCGCCGTTTCGACCCACCCGAAGCAGATCGAGGCGGGGCTCGATCTGCTCTGCGATGCAGAGATCATCGAGGAGGTGGCCGACAACGGTTCAATCGCGTCGCAATCCTATCGTTTCACCCAAGCCCTGCTCCAAGACGTCATCTACCAAAACCTCCTTCTGCAGCGGCGCACCGAAATGCATGGGCAGGTCGGGGCGGCCTTGGAACAATCATGCGGGCAAGAGCCAGAGCGCCTCGAAGATCTGCTGCTCCTCGGCCATCATTTCAGCCTGAGCGCGAACAGGCCAAAGGGTGCGCACTATTTACGTTCGGCCGGCGACCGGGCACGCTCGATTTACGCAAATGAAGACGCGATCCGGCACTACCAACAGGCGCTTACGGCGCTTGCCAATGATCCCGAGTCCGTGGAGCTTAGGCTCTCTCTGCGCGAGCGGATCGCCGACCTTTGCGGTTCGACGGGTCGGCGCGAGGCAGCCCACGAACACTACGGGACGGTGCTTGAGGCTCGCCGGGACACAGGCGACCGCGTCGGGGCGGCGCGGATACTGCGCAAACTCGGCCGATTGTTTTGGCAAGCCGGCAAAAGAAGCCAAGCTGAGGCGCATTATGCCGAAGCGGCTATGTCGCTCGAAGGAACGGACGCGCGAATCGAGCAGGCGCTTCTGCTCCAGGAGCGTGGTCGCCTGGCGTTTCGGAGCGGGGAGCATACCGCCGCCGTCAAGTGGGCGGATGAAGCGCTCGAACGCGCCGTGTCGCTGCCGATGGATGCCGACGAGGGGACTAGGTTGGAGGCGGCGCACGCAACCGCTGAAGCGCTCAACACAAAAGGGGTCGCGCTGGCGCGGCTCGAACGAAGCCGCGAGGCGGTGTTAGAGGTGGAACGGAGCGTCGAGATTGCCGAGGCGGCCGGCCTGCTTAGCGCCGCCTGCCGTGGCTACACGAATCTTGGCGTGCTCTACACTGTGATCGATCCGGCGCGGGCAATAGAGGTGTGTCGACAAGGCCTCGAAGTGGCGCGCCGGATCGGCGATCTCGGCTTCCAATCACGTCTTCTCGCCAATCTCGCTGTCGCCAGTTGCACCTTCACCGACCGCTGCGGTGACGAGGGCATTCCTGCCGCCGAGAAGGCGATAGAGCTAGACCGCGCACTCGACCAACGCGAGCATCTGCCTGTCCCGCTCATTGTTCTTGGACAGATCCATCAGTGCCATGCGAAGCCGGAGCTCGCGGCACGCTGTTACAATGAGGCACTGGAGGTGGCGCGAGAAACAGGCGAGCCGCAAATGCTTTTTCCGTGTTATGACGGCCTTGCTACACTGAGTCTCGACGTCGGCGATATGGCCGAGGCCGAGCGGTATTTTTCCCTGGCGCAGAATGTATGCAACCAGCACGGGCTTGATCCCGAAGGGCTGGTCGTCCTGCCGTTCCTCGATTAG
- a CDS encoding NAD-dependent succinate-semialdehyde dehydrogenase, with protein sequence MTISETLLVKLKDTSLAVDKGLVGAEWLARSDSGKTFDVTNPATGEAIATLPDMGRAETAHAIDAAHAAQKAWAKKTGKERAAVLRNLYDLMVANADDLATILTMEMGKPLAEARGEILYGASYVEWFGEEAKRVYGDTIPGHRPDKRIIVIKQPVGVVAAITPWNFPNAMLARKMSPAVAAGCAMVAKPAAETPLSALAIAVLAERAGLPAGLFNVVLSTDSASIGKEMCANDKVRKLTFTGSTDVGKILMRQGADQIMKLGLELGGNAPFIVFDDADLDAAVEGAMISKYRNNGQTCVCANRLFVQAGVYDGFAAKLAAKVREMKIGDGFEPGIDAGPLISEKALAKVEEHIGDAVAKGAEVVLGGNARGGLFFEPTVLTGVTIDMKIAREETFGPVAPLFKFETEEEVIETANNTEFGLASYFYSKDMSKIFRVAEALEYGMVGVNTGLISTEAAPFGGIKQSGQGREGSKYGIEDYVEIKYLCLSI encoded by the coding sequence ATGACGATTTCGGAAACCCTGCTCGTCAAACTGAAGGATACCAGCCTTGCAGTTGACAAGGGGCTGGTCGGCGCCGAGTGGCTCGCGAGAAGCGACAGCGGCAAGACATTCGACGTCACCAATCCAGCGACGGGCGAGGCTATCGCCACATTGCCCGACATGGGCCGGGCCGAAACCGCGCATGCCATCGATGCGGCGCACGCAGCGCAAAAGGCATGGGCGAAAAAGACCGGCAAGGAACGCGCCGCGGTGCTGCGCAACCTCTACGACCTGATGGTTGCCAATGCCGACGACCTTGCTACCATCCTGACCATGGAAATGGGCAAGCCGCTCGCGGAGGCGAGGGGCGAAATCCTTTACGGGGCGTCCTACGTCGAATGGTTCGGCGAGGAAGCAAAGCGCGTCTATGGCGACACCATTCCCGGACACCGGCCAGACAAGCGCATCATCGTGATCAAGCAACCGGTCGGGGTCGTGGCCGCGATCACTCCGTGGAATTTTCCGAACGCGATGCTCGCCCGCAAGATGTCGCCGGCGGTTGCCGCCGGCTGCGCAATGGTCGCGAAGCCTGCGGCGGAAACGCCGCTTTCGGCGCTTGCGATCGCGGTTTTGGCGGAGCGCGCCGGCCTGCCGGCGGGGCTCTTCAACGTCGTCCTCTCGACCGACTCCGCCAGTATTGGCAAGGAGATGTGTGCGAACGACAAGGTGCGCAAGCTTACCTTCACCGGATCGACCGATGTCGGCAAGATCCTGATGCGCCAGGGCGCTGATCAGATCATGAAGCTTGGCCTCGAACTCGGGGGCAACGCGCCCTTCATCGTCTTTGACGATGCGGATCTCGACGCGGCGGTCGAAGGGGCCATGATCTCCAAGTACCGCAACAACGGTCAGACCTGCGTCTGCGCCAACAGGCTCTTCGTGCAGGCCGGCGTCTATGACGGCTTTGCCGCGAAGCTTGCCGCCAAGGTTCGGGAGATGAAGATTGGCGACGGATTCGAACCGGGTATCGACGCCGGCCCGCTGATCTCCGAAAAGGCACTCGCCAAGGTCGAGGAACATATCGGTGACGCTGTGGCAAAGGGCGCGGAAGTGGTTCTCGGCGGCAATGCCCGAGGCGGCCTGTTTTTCGAGCCAACCGTGCTGACGGGTGTCACTATCGACATGAAGATCGCTCGCGAGGAAACCTTTGGACCTGTTGCGCCGCTCTTCAAATTCGAGACGGAGGAGGAGGTCATTGAAACGGCCAACAATACCGAGTTTGGTCTGGCGTCCTACTTCTACTCGAAGGATATGAGCAAGATCTTCCGCGTAGCGGAAGCGCTGGAATACGGCATGGTCGGCGTCAACACCGGCCTGATCTCCACAGAGGCGGCCCCCTTCGGCGGCATCAAGCAGTCCGGCCAGGGCCGCGAAGGCTCCAAGTATGGCATTGAAGACTATGTGGAGATCAAATACCTCTGCCTAAGCATCTGA
- a CDS encoding alpha/beta fold hydrolase, whose amino-acid sequence MITSDAGMGPRQEDAARERTPTTGGPRERLLAGVSVSEKTLRLAGISTAVLDGGAGPPIMLLHGPGEHAAKWLRIIPDLIKTYHVIAPDLPGHGASEITDGPIDADRALAWLGELIESVCPTPPVLVGQILGGAIAARFAAANSNRLRCLVLSDALGLAPFQPVPEFGAALMAFVTHPNEENHDRLWQRCAYDLDTLRDRMGESWDRLRAYNLDRAQVPGLKPIQQSLMEQFGLPAITAAELSRISVPTILIWGRHDLATPLPVAEAASARYGWPLHVIDNAADDPPIEQPDAFCRTLRAALRETVEAASETGLAPASTRDEWDRIAPGYDRTNTETQMWLGSEGLRRAGLRAGMKFLDVASGSGALSIPAARSGAETFAIDQSTVMLELLGERANKEALRIETLVMDGHALVFHDNSFDIAGSQFGVMLFPDMPRGIREMARVVRPGGRVLVIAYGDPHQIDFLGFFVRAVQSVRPNFEGPPMNPPPLPFQLRNPERLCQELTAAGLREVSVETITESTAFRTGDELWDWIVWSNPIVEEVLGDLELRESERGTIRRTLNRMVRDRADDGGSAVLTNPINVGIGVK is encoded by the coding sequence ATGATTACGAGCGATGCGGGAATGGGTCCGCGACAAGAAGATGCCGCACGGGAACGCACACCAACGACTGGAGGTCCTCGCGAACGGCTGCTCGCCGGCGTTTCGGTATCCGAGAAAACCCTGCGTCTGGCCGGCATCTCGACGGCGGTGCTGGACGGCGGCGCTGGACCGCCGATCATGTTGCTGCATGGTCCAGGAGAACATGCGGCCAAGTGGCTGCGGATCATCCCGGACCTGATCAAGACTTATCACGTCATCGCACCGGACCTACCGGGGCACGGAGCGTCCGAAATAACCGACGGTCCGATCGATGCCGATCGCGCGCTCGCTTGGCTCGGCGAATTGATCGAGAGCGTCTGCCCGACGCCCCCCGTTTTGGTAGGCCAGATCCTCGGCGGTGCCATTGCAGCGCGTTTCGCTGCCGCCAATAGCAATCGGCTGCGCTGCCTGGTGTTGTCTGATGCGCTCGGCCTTGCTCCCTTTCAGCCAGTGCCGGAGTTCGGGGCTGCGCTCATGGCGTTCGTCACGCATCCGAACGAGGAAAACCATGACCGCCTTTGGCAACGCTGCGCATACGACCTGGATACTCTGCGTGACCGCATGGGGGAGAGCTGGGATCGGCTAAGGGCGTACAACCTCGATCGGGCCCAAGTGCCGGGCCTCAAGCCAATCCAGCAGAGTTTGATGGAGCAGTTTGGGCTTCCGGCCATCACAGCAGCCGAACTGTCACGAATCTCCGTTCCCACGATCTTGATTTGGGGACGGCACGATCTCGCCACACCACTGCCTGTCGCCGAAGCCGCGAGTGCCCGCTACGGCTGGCCGCTGCACGTTATCGACAATGCGGCCGATGACCCCCCTATCGAACAGCCCGACGCCTTCTGTCGCACGCTGCGCGCCGCTTTGCGAGAGACTGTTGAAGCAGCATCCGAAACGGGCCTAGCACCAGCTAGTACTCGAGACGAGTGGGATCGAATCGCGCCGGGCTATGACCGGACCAACACCGAGACGCAAATGTGGCTCGGGAGCGAGGGGCTGCGCCGGGCCGGGCTCCGCGCAGGAATGAAGTTCCTGGACGTGGCGTCCGGCAGTGGTGCGCTCAGCATCCCGGCAGCACGGAGCGGCGCCGAGACGTTCGCCATCGATCAGTCAACCGTGATGCTGGAACTGCTCGGAGAGCGCGCGAACAAGGAAGCGCTTCGGATCGAGACGCTAGTAATGGATGGCCACGCCCTCGTGTTCCACGATAACAGCTTCGACATCGCCGGATCGCAGTTCGGCGTTATGCTGTTTCCGGACATGCCGAGGGGCATCCGGGAAATGGCGCGGGTTGTCAGACCGGGCGGACGAGTACTGGTCATCGCCTATGGCGATCCACATCAGATCGATTTCCTCGGGTTCTTCGTGCGGGCCGTCCAGTCGGTTCGTCCGAACTTCGAAGGTCCTCCCATGAACCCACCGCCGCTGCCATTCCAACTCAGAAATCCGGAAAGGCTATGCCAAGAGCTTACGGCCGCCGGGCTGAGGGAGGTTAGCGTCGAGACGATCACGGAGAGCACGGCCTTCAGAACCGGCGATGAGCTGTGGGACTGGATTGTATGGAGCAACCCGATCGTCGAAGAGGTGCTCGGCGATCTCGAACTGCGTGAAAGTGAGCGCGGTACGATCCGTCGGACGCTCAATCGAATGGTTCGCGACCGGGCCGATGACGGCGGCTCGGCCGTCCTCACCAATCCGATCAACGTCGGAATCGGGGTGAAGTGA